Below is a window of Thermofilum sp. DNA.
AAAGCGCTGCCTACGAGTTCTTAAGGAGGGTGGGGATCGAGCCAAAGATCAACGACGAGCTAAGAAGTCTCGGCTCTCTCTCCAAGCGTGAGGAAGCGTTACTAGCTACGGAGCTTGTGAAGCACATGCTGCTCAGCGGGGCTTCTGTGCACGAAGCCCAGAAGGTAGTCGGGTACAATTACTACTCGGCTAGAGAGCCTCCCGGCAGCCCTCTTAAAGACTTGCGAGAACACGCTTACTTGCTGAATGCCCTGGGCCGGATGGAGCAGTATTCTACGGGAGTTGCGCTTAACCTAGGCTATAAAGGTAGGTTTCTCGCAAGAGCTGAAGATACCCTCAGAGCGTATCGTAGGACTCTGGCTAAGTTTCTAGCCCGAGTGGAGGCAGAGTGGCGGGAGCTGGCGCGGGAAGGGAGAACGGGGACGATAATTTTCTTGGAAGATCTCTCCCCCAAGCTGACTGGCTCGCTGTGCTCGATACTCACCGGTATATTCGCCGGTAGGCTGAGGGGGAAGAAGCTTATCGGAGTGGCAGCAAGGTATGATGAGAGAAAGTGGAAAATATCCTTCAGAAGGCTGACTGACGATATAGATCTAGGCGAGTACCTCCGCTCGCTAGCAGTAAAGGTGAGCGGTGTGGGAGGGGGGCATCCTGCTGCCGGAGGCATGCTCGTGGAGGAGAAGGCTTTAGAGGAACTGCTAAAAGAGTTATAGGTGTGCTCGATTGAGGGACAAACCCCTCGCGGAGGTGCGAGTACGAGTCCCAGCCGTTTGCGTGATGCATTTAGAGGGGGTCAGGAAGGCTCTCTCCCCCGATGATTACAAAGGCGCAGGTGTAGAGATAGATTCCCTACTGCAAGCCGGGGAGCTTGTGTACGTGATATCTTCCAGCTATGAATACGTTTACAGGATGAAGTCCGTTGTAAACGAGATTTTAAGGCTCCTGAGGATGTTGGGTGAGGCGAGCAACCTACTAAAGAGTGCGGGTGAACGCAAAGAATAAGCACTATACCGAGCGATGATGAATAGGGCCCGTAGCGCAGTCAGGAAGCGCGGTGACCTTTGGAGAGGCCGCAAGCCTTCGGATCCGCAGAGGAAAGCCACAGGTCCCGGGTTCAAGTCCCGGCGGGCCCGCCACTTGGTGAAGGTGCCAGCGGAGCCCTTCGGGAGAAAAACGCAAAAAATTCATAACGAGGGGGTACCAGAGAAGTCTTAGGGCCGGTAGCTCAGCCAGGTAGGGTAAATCGCCTAAAGCACCCGGCTCATAACCGTCCGCTTCGCGAAACGCGGGGAGCCACCGGGGGGTCCCGGGTTCGAATCCCGGCCGGCCCACCACTAGCGCTCGCCGGGGTCTAGCCGTGATAACTCGTGCGTTTTTTCACGTTACTACCTAATCTATCTGTGTGCAGCAGCTCTCGAGACGATAAAGTCGTTTCAAAGCAGCATGCAACGCCCAACGGGCGAGGAAAGTTCCTGCGGGCCTTCCCGTGTAAGCTACCGAAGTGGTAGAAATAAATTGAAGTGGAGCATTCCTCCTAGCGCTGATGAAGGAGGTGATCTCTGAACCCGATGATGAGCGGCTCCGAGAATAGGCTGAATCTAGTGCTTAGAAAGAAACAGCTGAGCGACGAGCAGTTTCAGAAGTTCGTGGCCGCTGCTAGGAAAGTCGCCGCTTTCGACCCGGAGGCTAAACTGTGGAAGATCTCTACCGAGAAGCTTCTACTACTGGGGGAAACCGAGCTGGCACGTGTGGTGGAAGAGTTATTAAACTTAAACGCGTTGACGCCGGATGAGGCTGAAAAGGTTCTTAGAGCTTGGCGTGAGCTCAGGCAGCGCACGGTAATCGTCGACAGGAGAAGCCTGGAGCTCCGGGGGGATGAAAACCTTCTGAGAACGGTTGCTTCGATAGCCCCCAGCCATGTTGCTCTAAACGATGGGGTTCCAAAGCTTAAATCAATCGTGTTTATTGACGAGTTTGCTAGTCAAGTTTTCCAAAAGCTCGGGGTAAGAGTAGTTTACGATTCTCAGCTCAAGAAGGTATCCGTTGAAAGGCGAGGGGGGAGGCTGTACTGGCGCTTCAATGTGATGGATAACTTTCTCATCTCAAAGCTCTCAGAGCTCGGCAGTTTAAGGTACTACGTTGAGAGGGTGATACTAAGCCCGGAGGGCGAGTACGAGGGATCGGAGCTCGTTGAGAGAAGCTTAAGAGCCTTCCGGATACTGGAGCACGAGAAAACCCTCATAACTCCCGTAGGACTACTGCAGAAGTATTCCGAGACCCTGACTGCTTGGGGCTTCGAGGTAGATAACCGTATAGAGGAGTTGCCGGATCTCCAGATACCTCTCGAGAAAAAGTTCGAGCTGCTACCTCACCAGCAAGAAGCTTTCTCTGCTTGGCTGAAAAGTAAGAGGGGGAGCATAGCTATCTTTACTCGCGGTGGTAAGTCGTTCATCGCGCTAGAGGCTATCTACCGCCTAAGAAAGCCTACTTTGATACTCGTAACCACGCGCGAGCTTATGCAGACGTGGGCCAGCTACCTCGAGAACTACCTAGGCCTGCCGAGGTACTTCCTCGGCTTTGTTGGGGGTGGAGAGAAGAAGGTTTCAGGAGTGACGATAGCTACCTACGTGAGCGCTGTGAAGTTTATCAGCGATCTGCTAGGACGCTTCGAGCTCGTTATCTTCGATGAAGCCCACCACGTTCCCGCGAGCACTTTCAAGAACATAGCTCTCAAGATTGATGCGCTTTACAGGATGGCCTTATCCGCGACACCGCGGCGTCGAGATGGCAACGAGATACTTCTCTACGAGCTTTGCGGCGGGCTTGTCTACAACTTATCGTACGAGGATCTTGTTACCTTGAAGGTCGTAGCACCGATAGAAAGGTTTGAGACTTTTTTTGCGAAAGGCTCTGAGGAAAAGTTATCCATCCTAGTAAAGCTTCTGAGAGAGTACAGCAACTCCAAGGCTTTAGTGTTCACACAGTACTTAAAAACAGCTGAGGAGGTTTACAGCAGGCTTCTTAAAGAGGGGTTTAGCGTTGAAATAATAACCGGTAGCACTCCAGAGGGTAGGAGAGAGCTGGCTTTTAAGAGATTCCTGGA
It encodes the following:
- a CDS encoding DEAD/DEAH box helicase — its product is MMSGSENRLNLVLRKKQLSDEQFQKFVAAARKVAAFDPEAKLWKISTEKLLLLGETELARVVEELLNLNALTPDEAEKVLRAWRELRQRTVIVDRRSLELRGDENLLRTVASIAPSHVALNDGVPKLKSIVFIDEFASQVFQKLGVRVVYDSQLKKVSVERRGGRLYWRFNVMDNFLISKLSELGSLRYYVERVILSPEGEYEGSELVERSLRAFRILEHEKTLITPVGLLQKYSETLTAWGFEVDNRIEELPDLQIPLEKKFELLPHQQEAFSAWLKSKRGSIAIFTRGGKSFIALEAIYRLRKPTLILVTTRELMQTWASYLENYLGLPRYFLGFVGGGEKKVSGVTIATYVSAVKFISDLLGRFELVIFDEAHHVPASTFKNIALKIDALYRMALSATPRRRDGNEILLYELCGGLVYNLSYEDLVTLKVVAPIERFETFFAKGSEEKLSILVKLLREYSNSKALVFTQYLKTAEEVYSRLLKEGFSVEIITGSTPEGRRELAFKRFLEGRVKVLVTTTVLDEGVTVPDAEVAVLYEGTGEARQMIQRIGRVLGYYPGKTAKVFEIVDVTNPREKAAYFNRNWVKELYTVKRDRSRGTSEGQLRVDRFLSYGD
- a CDS encoding DHH family phosphoesterase; this translates as MALLEKINPLLEKGAEVLRESIKSGESILVISHYDADGLSAASIFARILEEHGSSFHLVFVEQVYPEVLADFPLEEYDRIIFLDLGSGYKEYLRNALGSKQSSVLIVDHHPPSAHPLPRCVEVNPYLAGIDASALSSASTIAYLLARRVSSSAQELVCSAVAGALGDRLDNGEKFSLTGLNAEVVEEAKRLGLIEESVGLRLFGSKHRPIVFALAATMDPYIPGISGSESAAYEFLRRVGIEPKINDELRSLGSLSKREEALLATELVKHMLLSGASVHEAQKVVGYNYYSAREPPGSPLKDLREHAYLLNALGRMEQYSTGVALNLGYKGRFLARAEDTLRAYRRTLAKFLARVEAEWRELAREGRTGTIIFLEDLSPKLTGSLCSILTGIFAGRLRGKKLIGVAARYDERKWKISFRRLTDDIDLGEYLRSLAVKVSGVGGGHPAAGGMLVEEKALEELLKEL